One window from the genome of Anopheles coluzzii chromosome X, AcolN3, whole genome shotgun sequence encodes:
- the LOC125906839 gene encoding putative uncharacterized protein DDB_G0271606, translated as MDKQLRGRTISVDERPAVVIRKLVSEKKLGTIVEELSTAGVPARTMATGGVKSAGTATKLTTSTPVSTGEVRRMLANAKADNETTVSIVKRLEEQIQLLRLQMEASNEQLKEAQREVREAREEARVREAEHREELRKEKELFNALLAQTLGGTSGARLESQQELQREQELLRRMESQQRQEQRQQLEDQQRQRWRQQQQKQQRQQRLPAQQWPTVQQSVRAQRQGVAESASSAVLDEAGTWVEVVRGNRRGNKQNGVNLPQQSAQRQPAHRQHQQWPHQQNGQQQQRTDIHQRRKRPDEIVVVPAPGVSYKDMYVKIRTNPRFADFQRQIGVGRRTPKDHLLLPLSHDVDSAKLKDIIQEVIGESGSVTVRTEMAEVVLTGIDNMIDEEAIKKAFMTALGKQSLVATVNLWERRDMTKRAHPEKYRVS; from the exons ATGGATAAGCAACTGAGAGGAAGGACTATATCGGTCGATGAGCGTCCTGCCGTCGTTATAAGGAAGTTGGTGAGCGAGAAAAAACTCGGGACTATCGTCGAGGAACTGTCAACGGCAGGAGTGCCAGCGAGGACCATGGCGACGGGAGGAGTGAAATCGGCGGGAACGGCGACGAAGCTGACGACTTCAACACCGGTTTCCACCGGAGAAGTGCGTCGGATGCTGGCGAATGCGAAAGCTGACAATgagacgacggtcagcattgtCAAGCGGTTGGAGGAGCAAATCCAGTTGCTGCGCTTGCAAATGGAGGCCTCCAACGAGCAACTGAAGGAAGCGCAAAGGGAGGTAAGAGAGGCGCGCGAAGAAGCTCGGGTACGTGAAGCGGAACACCGCGAAGAGCTTCGCAAGGAGAAAGAGCTCTTCAACGCTCTTCTAGCGCAAACCCTTGGTGGAACCAGCGGAGCTCGGCTAGAGAGCCAGCAGGAACTGCAGCGAGAGCAGGAGCTGCTTCGGAGGATGGAAAGCCAGCAACGACAAGAACAGCGGCAACAGCTGGAAGATCAACAGCGCCAAAGGtggcgtcagcagcagcagaaacaacaacggcagcagcggctacCTGCGCAGCAATGGCCGACGGTGCAGCAGAGCGTGCGTGCTCAGCGTCAAGGCGTTGCGGAGTCGGCATCCTCGGCGGTACTTGACGAGGCAGGAACGTGGGTGGAGGTCGTTCGCGGAAACCGGCGTGGGAATAAACAGAACGGAGTGAATCTGCCCCAGCAGTCAGCCCAGCGGCAGCCAGCACACcggcagcatcagcagtgGCCGCACCAGCAAAAtgggcaacagcagcagcggacgGACATTCATCAGCGACGAAAACGCCCGGACGAAATCGTCGTTGTGCCCGCCCCAGGAGTGTCCTACAAGGACATGTATGTGAAGATCCGGACCAACCCGCGGTTTGCCGATTTCCAGCGGCAAATTGGGGTTGGCAGAAGAACGCCGAAGGACCACCTCCTGCTGCCTTTGTCCCACGACGTCGATAGCGCGAAGCTGAAGGACATCATCCAGGAGGTCATCGGGGAGAGTGGATCGGTAACCGTCAGGACAGAGATGGCTGAGGTCGTCCTGACTGGAATCGACAACATGATCGACGAGGAGGCGATCAAAAAGGCGTTCATGACCGCTCTTGGAAAGCAGTCATTGGTGGCCACCGTGAACCTTTGGGAGCGCCGAGACATGACAAAGCGGGCTCAC CCCGAAAAGTATCGGGTCAGCTGA